In the genome of Pseudarthrobacter sp. IC2-21, one region contains:
- the rpsP gene encoding 30S ribosomal protein S16 — protein sequence MAVKIRLKRFGKMRAPYYRIVVMDARSKRDGRAIEEIGKYHPTEEPSYIEVDTDRAQYWLGVGAQPSEQVAAILKITGDWQKFKGLPGQEGTLKTKAPKAAFVAPEKGSVIIPEAITKKAKQSDAAEAPAEAEATEAE from the coding sequence GTGGCCGTAAAGATTCGCCTTAAGCGCTTCGGCAAGATGCGCGCACCGTACTACCGCATCGTCGTTATGGACGCACGCTCCAAGCGTGACGGCCGTGCCATCGAAGAGATCGGCAAGTACCACCCCACCGAAGAGCCCTCATACATCGAGGTCGACACGGACCGCGCCCAGTACTGGCTCGGCGTCGGCGCACAGCCGTCCGAGCAGGTTGCCGCGATCCTCAAGATCACCGGTGACTGGCAGAAGTTCAAGGGCCTGCCGGGCCAGGAAGGCACCCTGAAGACCAAAGCTCCCAAGGCTGCCTTTGTTGCCCCGGAAAAGGGTTCCGTGATCATCCCGGAAGCCATCACCAAGAAGGCGAAGCAGTCTGACGCCGCCGAGGCCCCGGCCGAAGCAGAAGCCACCGAGGCTGAGTAG
- a CDS encoding alpha/beta hydrolase produces the protein MFKQRIVFVHGAGPFGAAAWPRQHGMALKYDALFLRRHGFDAAAEPVDSSFDEDTAIVLRSLADDGRGAAGGHVVAHAEGAISAMMAAVERPDLVYSLTLVEPACLSLTAELPATAAHRALMQPLFEVRHQLGDDDFQREYIRRMFAVDLHEPASTEERRSARRLRLQAPSWEAPLHIVPGVPTMVLTGGWEPLYEEIAGYLRETGALHRTAAGGHRPQDSIEGDRAIRSFIAGVSRSPSVQAS, from the coding sequence TAGTGTTCGTGCACGGCGCCGGACCGTTCGGTGCGGCGGCTTGGCCGCGGCAGCACGGCATGGCGCTGAAATACGATGCACTCTTTCTTCGGCGGCACGGATTCGATGCCGCAGCTGAACCGGTTGACTCCTCCTTTGACGAAGACACCGCGATTGTGCTCAGATCCCTGGCCGACGATGGCCGGGGGGCCGCCGGCGGTCACGTGGTGGCGCATGCCGAGGGTGCCATCTCGGCCATGATGGCAGCCGTCGAGCGTCCGGATTTGGTGTATTCACTGACGCTCGTGGAACCGGCGTGTCTGTCACTGACTGCTGAACTGCCGGCCACCGCCGCGCACCGCGCGCTCATGCAACCCCTCTTCGAGGTTCGGCATCAACTGGGCGACGACGACTTCCAGCGCGAGTACATCCGGCGCATGTTCGCCGTGGATCTCCACGAGCCGGCGTCCACGGAGGAGAGGCGTTCGGCGCGCAGGCTTCGGCTGCAGGCACCATCGTGGGAAGCGCCGCTGCACATCGTGCCGGGCGTCCCCACCATGGTGTTGACCGGGGGATGGGAGCCGCTTTATGAGGAGATTGCCGGTTATCTGCGGGAGACCGGCGCCCTGCACCGCACTGCTGCGGGCGGGCACCGGCCTCAGGATTCAATCGAAGGCGACCGTGCCATCCGGTCTTTCATTGCCGGCGTCAGCCGGTCACCGTCAGTCCAGGCCTCCTGA
- the thiC gene encoding phosphomethylpyrimidine synthase ThiC, which produces MSTQKAWPLPVQNATATTLAATDTEAAVSGPAQDRSPETQSLKSHSLAFIDDASSGIRVPVTEIALEPSPNGEANGPFRVYRTSGPGSDPVVGLSPFRLPWIVARADTEPYSGRERNLLDDGKSAVRRGAASAEWKGAQPVPRRAVGGKTVTQMRYARQGQVTPEMRFVALRENCDVELVRSEVAAGRAIIPNNINHPESEPMIIGKAFLVKINANIGNSAVTSSIAEEVDKLQWATQWGADTVMDLSTGDDIHTTREWLIRNSPVPIGTVPIYQALEKVNGEANKLTWEIFRDTVIEQCEQGVDYMTIHAGVLLRYVPLTANRVTGIVSRGGSIMAGWCLAHHQENFLYTHFDELCEIFAKYDVAFSLGDGLRPGATADANDAAQFAELDTLAELTRRAWQYDVQVMVEGPGHVPFHLVRENVERQQELCNGAPFYTLGPLVTDIAPGYDHITSAIGATEIARYGTAMLCYVTPKEHLGLPNKDDVKTGVITYKIAAHAADLAKGHPGAHERDDALSKARFEFRWRDQFALSLDPVTAEAFHDETLPAEPAKTAHFCSMCGPKFCSMKISQDIRDEYGSADAQAAIAGIYSGMREKSEEFLARGGKVYLPELKLAQGAGAESSGGLD; this is translated from the coding sequence TTGAGTACGCAAAAAGCATGGCCCCTCCCTGTCCAAAATGCCACTGCCACCACCTTGGCGGCCACGGACACTGAAGCTGCCGTATCCGGGCCGGCACAGGACCGGTCTCCGGAAACCCAGTCCCTGAAGTCCCACTCGTTGGCGTTCATCGATGACGCATCTTCCGGAATCAGGGTGCCGGTCACGGAAATTGCCCTCGAGCCGTCACCCAACGGCGAGGCGAACGGCCCCTTCCGGGTCTACCGGACGTCCGGTCCGGGCAGCGATCCCGTGGTGGGTCTGAGCCCGTTCCGGCTTCCCTGGATTGTGGCGCGCGCTGACACCGAACCGTATAGCGGGAGGGAACGGAACCTGCTCGACGACGGCAAGTCGGCCGTGCGCCGCGGCGCCGCCTCCGCGGAGTGGAAAGGGGCGCAACCGGTGCCCCGCCGCGCCGTCGGAGGCAAAACCGTCACACAGATGCGCTACGCCCGGCAGGGACAGGTGACGCCGGAGATGAGGTTCGTTGCGCTGCGCGAAAACTGCGACGTGGAACTGGTCCGCAGCGAAGTGGCCGCCGGCCGCGCCATTATCCCCAACAACATCAACCATCCCGAATCCGAGCCCATGATCATCGGCAAGGCATTCCTGGTGAAGATCAACGCCAACATCGGCAACTCGGCCGTCACCAGCTCCATCGCCGAGGAAGTGGACAAGCTGCAGTGGGCCACCCAGTGGGGTGCAGACACCGTGATGGATCTTTCCACCGGCGACGACATCCACACCACCCGTGAATGGCTCATCCGCAACTCCCCCGTCCCCATCGGCACCGTGCCCATCTACCAGGCGCTGGAGAAAGTCAACGGGGAGGCCAACAAGCTGACTTGGGAGATTTTCCGCGACACGGTCATCGAACAGTGTGAGCAGGGCGTGGATTACATGACTATCCACGCCGGCGTACTACTGCGCTATGTGCCGCTGACGGCCAACCGCGTGACGGGGATCGTCTCGCGCGGCGGGTCGATCATGGCGGGCTGGTGCCTTGCCCATCACCAGGAGAACTTCCTGTACACCCACTTCGATGAACTGTGCGAAATCTTCGCCAAGTACGACGTCGCGTTCTCGCTGGGCGACGGGCTGCGCCCGGGGGCCACGGCGGACGCCAACGACGCCGCCCAGTTCGCGGAACTGGACACGCTCGCCGAGCTCACCCGGCGCGCCTGGCAATACGACGTTCAGGTGATGGTGGAGGGCCCCGGCCACGTGCCGTTCCACCTGGTCCGGGAGAATGTGGAGCGCCAACAGGAGCTCTGCAACGGGGCCCCGTTTTATACGCTGGGGCCTCTGGTCACGGATATCGCTCCGGGCTATGACCACATCACCTCGGCGATCGGGGCGACGGAGATCGCCCGGTACGGTACCGCCATGCTCTGCTACGTCACACCCAAAGAACACCTGGGCCTGCCCAACAAGGACGACGTCAAGACCGGGGTGATCACCTACAAGATCGCCGCCCACGCCGCCGACCTCGCCAAGGGCCACCCCGGCGCACACGAGCGGGACGATGCCCTGTCCAAGGCCAGGTTCGAGTTCCGTTGGCGCGACCAGTTTGCGCTGTCCCTGGATCCGGTGACCGCCGAGGCATTCCATGATGAGACACTGCCGGCCGAGCCCGCGAAGACCGCACATTTTTGCTCCATGTGCGGTCCGAAGTTCTGCTCCATGAAGATCAGCCAGGACATCCGGGACGAATACGGTTCCGCCGATGCGCAGGCCGCCATTGCCGGGATTTACAGCGGCATGCGGGAAAAGAGTGAGGAGTTCCTGGCCAGGGGCGGGAAGGTCTATTTGCCCGAACTTAAGCTAGCCCAAGGGGCAGGAGCAGAGTCCTCAGGAGGCCTGGACTGA
- a CDS encoding VOC family protein yields the protein MTAEATTQDLLPADLSMGTVMLKVGDMKLMTDYYQRALGLEIVAEEDGGLYLGRRQRPLVHLAPAPSLHLPGRGEAGLFHTALLFEDQAALAATVATAAQYEPRLFTGSADHLVSEAFYFNDPEGNGIELYWDRPRKNWSWNGTEVVMDSLALPPQRYLEQHLSQESLDSQLGTEAGVGHIHLQVGDVHSAHEFYVGTLGFEKTAGWHGQALFVSAGRYHHHMAMNVWNSRGAGPRKDTLGLGEVLIEVPSGDDVGALADRLKVAGVASHHTGAELRFEDPWRNNIRVAVR from the coding sequence ATGACTGCAGAAGCCACCACACAGGATCTACTTCCTGCCGACCTCTCCATGGGCACGGTGATGCTCAAGGTAGGTGACATGAAGCTGATGACCGACTACTACCAGCGGGCCCTGGGCCTGGAAATCGTCGCCGAAGAAGACGGCGGCCTGTACCTTGGCCGCCGCCAGCGTCCCCTGGTCCACCTGGCCCCTGCTCCTTCGCTGCATCTGCCGGGCAGGGGAGAAGCCGGCCTGTTCCACACGGCCCTCCTTTTCGAAGACCAGGCCGCGCTGGCTGCCACCGTGGCCACCGCTGCCCAGTACGAGCCCCGGCTTTTCACCGGCAGCGCCGACCACCTGGTGAGCGAGGCCTTCTACTTCAACGACCCCGAGGGCAACGGCATTGAGCTTTACTGGGACCGGCCCCGCAAGAACTGGTCCTGGAACGGCACCGAAGTAGTAATGGACAGCCTGGCGCTCCCACCCCAGCGCTACCTTGAACAGCACCTCAGCCAGGAATCCCTGGACAGCCAGCTGGGAACCGAAGCCGGAGTGGGGCACATCCACTTGCAGGTGGGGGACGTCCACTCAGCGCACGAGTTCTATGTGGGCACTCTGGGATTTGAAAAGACCGCCGGTTGGCACGGGCAGGCCCTGTTCGTCTCGGCCGGCCGCTATCACCACCACATGGCCATGAACGTCTGGAACAGCCGCGGCGCCGGCCCCCGCAAGGACACCCTCGGCCTCGGCGAAGTGCTCATCGAAGTGCCGTCCGGAGACGACGTCGGCGCCCTCGCTGACCGCCTGAAAGTCGCCGGAGTGGCCTCCCACCACACAGGTGCCGAGTTGCGCTTTGAGGATCCGTGGCGCAACAACATCCGCGTTGCTGTCCGCTGA